Proteins encoded in a region of the Watersipora subatra chromosome 5, tzWatSuba1.1, whole genome shotgun sequence genome:
- the LOC137397152 gene encoding ankyrin repeat, PH and SEC7 domain containing protein secG-like — MPALRAAVETVQPSNLLKRLITIRDDSYTAIMVAAVEDHTETCRLLLSPIRKTADKLLWMKRKDGCTVLHLAVRKGSSECVELLMDIVSDEKKYKFVAEKNKYGNTAIAEAALCGSSKCTESLLYSFFSPQRDCLLNIQNNNLYTPLHRAAYHGQTTALKVMLGSTSLVAVSSLLNIKNSDNRTPLEEAEYMGNKESLELLKRWPQESVLKGRFVIQGDTTLDDAKQRITTLQIESDQKLSALQKESDQKVSALQRHTQQQAEALVEARQQVTMIREDSERTLSLVQEETRQQRTVNSVAAATENLPRPTLKVPGDLQFSPTKPIRQLDPNQPTSG; from the exons ATGCCTGCGTTGAGGGCGGCTGTAGAGACTGTCCAACCTTCTAACTTACTAAAACGACTGATTACTATCAGGGATGACTCATACACAGCTATTATGGTAGCTGCAGTAGAAGACCATACAGAAACATGTCGGCTGCTTCTCTCACCAATTAGAAAAACAGCAGATAAGTTGCTCTGGATGAAGAGAAAGGATGGATGTACAGTACTACACCTTGCTGTAAGGAAGGGATCCAGTGAGTGTGTAGAGTTACTGATGGATATAGTGAGTGATGAGAAGAAGTACAAGTTTGTAGCTGAGAAGAATAAATATGGTAACACAGCTATAGCGGAGGCTGCACTTTGTGGAAGTAGCAAGTGTACAGAGTCCCTTCTCTACAGCTTCTTCTCACCACAGAGAGACTGCCTATTAAACATACAGAATAACAACCTCTACACTCCACTACACAGGGCAGCATACCATGGACAGACAACTGCTCTAAAGGTCATGTTAGGATCCACATCTTTAGTGGCTGTCTCTTCGCTCCTCAACATAAAGAATAGTGACAACAGGACTCCATTGGAGGAAGCTGAGTATATGGGAAATAAGGAATCATTAGAGCTATTAAAGAGATGGCCACAGGAGTCAGTATTAAAAGGTAGATTTGTTATACAGGGTGATACCA CTTTGGATGACGCTAAACAACGAATAACAACACTGCAAATAGAAAGCGATCAGAAACTTTCCGCTCTACAGAAAGAAAGCGACCAGAAAGTCTCAGCTCTACAGAGGCATACTCAGCAGCAAGCTGAAG CATTGGTTGAGGCTAGGCAGCAAGTTACAATGATACGGGAAGACAGCGAGAGAACATTGTCATTAGTACAGGAAGAGACTAGACAGCAGAGA ACAGTTAATAGTGTGGCCGCCGCAACAGAAAATCTACCCAGACCGACACTAAAGGTGCCAGGTGACCTACAATTTAGTCCAACAAAACCGATAAGACAACTCGATCCGAACCAGCCAACCTCCGGCTGA